From one Solanum lycopersicum chromosome 12, SLM_r2.1 genomic stretch:
- the LOC101263191 gene encoding probable protein ABIL5 — MEEFNLSPKSYTEVDTDDSTKFNNSLQELKDLCSQLHNAADYCEKAFVNAEEKRDVLENTKEYLCRAVVTVIDHLGCVSAKLECKISTIDTASETELRIDGLTQRLATCQQFSNKLALTRLCWNTDLATFHRRYISPPIEDTRRMKQMSRGFGMSTDSKTLRKDRFEAEEDVPLFLYTYNFKPSLLEDSKQKSSFSSPVLPVRDGLSVVPKSQNSNFEFQEARKQKRNILNWKPMHNKDIRSLIRRGRRIVT; from the exons ATGGAGGAATTTAATTTATCTCCCAAAAGTTATACAGAAGTTGATACTGATGATTCAACtaagttcaataattctttgcaa gaaCTTAAGGATTTGTGCTCTCAGCTTCACAATGCTGCCGATTATTGTGAGAAAGCATTTGTAAATgcagaagagaaaagaga tGTACTTGAGAACACGAAAGAGTATCTCTGTAGAGCTGTTGTTACAGTTATCGATCATTTAGGATGTGTCTCGGCTAAACTTGAATGCAAGATTTCAACGATTGACACAGCTTCTGAAACAGAACTTCGGATTGATGGCTTGACTCAA AGGCTCGCGACCTGCCAGCAATTCTCTAACAAGCTTGCTCTCACTAGGCTTTGTTGGAATACTGATTTAGCCACATTTCATCGCCGCTATATATCACCAC CAATTGAAGATACCAGAAGAATGAAACAAATGTCAag GGGATTTGGTATGTCAACTGACAGTAAGACTCTACGCAAGGATAGATTCGAGGCGGAGGAAGATGTGCCACTATTTTTGTACACTTACAACTTTAAGCCTTCTCTACTTGAAGATTCGAAGCAAAAGTCTAGCTTTTCGTCTCCAg TGCTTCCTGTTCGTGACGGACTATCTGTTGTACCAAAATCACAAAATTCCAACTTTGAGTTTCAG GAGGCTCGAAAGCAAAAACGAAACATATTGAATTGGAAACCGATGCATAATAAGGATATCAGATCACTCATTCGACGTGGTAGAAGAATAGTAACATGA
- the LOC101252256 gene encoding peroxisomal fatty acid beta-oxidation multifunctional protein AIM1: MAKAKVTMEVGNDGVAVITFVNPPVNALAIQIFAGLKEKWNEAAMRNDVKAIVLTGYGGRFSGGFDINVFEKVHKTDDVSLLPDVSVDLVTNIMEDGKKPAVAVVEGLCLGGGLELALGCHARIAAPRTQLGLPELSLGVLPGSGGTQRLPRLIGLSKAIDMMMTSKPIMSEEGEKLGLIDAVVPSKELLKVARQWALDIAERRKPWMRALHRTDKIGSLSEAHEVLKLARKQVKQTARNMPQHLACLDVIEEGIVHGGYNGILKEAKVFEDLVLSDTSRGLVHVFFAQRATSKVPNVTDIGLKPRSVKKVAIIGGGLMGSGIATSLVLSNIFVIIKEINPEYLQKGIKTVEANIRGLVARKKLQQDKANKALSMVKGVLDYSEFKDVDMVIEAVIENVPLKQQIFIDIEKICPPHCILASNTSTIDLNIIGQKTSSQDRIIGAHFFSPAHVMPLLEIIRTEKTSAQAILDLMAVGKTIKKVPVVVGNCTGFAVNRTFFPYAQSAQFLANLGVDVYRIDAQIINFGLPIGPFQLQDLAGYGVAIATGKEYSSAFPDRVFMSPLLDLLIKSGRNGKNNGKGYYIYKKGEKPRPDPSVLPIIEESRRLTNIMPGGKPISITDQEIVEMILFPVVNEACRVLDEGVVVRASDLDVASVLGMSFPSYRGGIVFWGDTVGAGHIYKSLRKWSEVYGNFFKPSKFLEERAAKGIPLSAPAATSSTSRSRM; this comes from the exons ATGGCGAAAGCAAAAGTGACGATGGAGGTTGGGAACGACGGCGTTGCGGTTATCACATTCGTCAATCCGCCGGTGAATGCTCTTGCTATTCAAA TTTTCGCTGGTTTAAAGGAGAAATGGAATGAAGCAGCTATGAGAAATGATGTCAAAGCTATTGTTCTGACTG GATATGGTGGGCGGTTTTCTGGTGGTTTTGACATCAATGTTTTCGAAAAGGTTCATAAAACAG ATGATGTTTCTCTATTGCCTGATGTTTCTGTTGATCTCGTGACGAACATTATGGAAG ATGGAAAGAAGCCTGCAGTGGCTGTTGTGGAAGGACTTTGTCTTGGAGGTGGCTTGGAATTGGCATTG GGATGCCATGCACGCATTGCTGCGCCAAGAACACAACTTGGGTTGCCAGAGCTTAGCCTTGGAGTTCTTCCTGGCTCTGGAG GTACACAACGACTTCCAAGGCTTATAGGGTTGTCAAAGGCTATTGATATGATGATG ACATCCAAACCAATAATGTCAGAAGAGGGGGAGAAGCTAGGTCTTATTGATGCAGTTGTCCCTTCCAAAGAGTTGTTAAAAGTAGCTAGACAGTGGGCCCTTGATATTGCAGAAAGGCGCAAACCTTGGATGCGTGCCCTTCACAGGACTGACAAAATTGGTTCCCTTTCAGAAGCACATGAAGTTCTGAAGTTGGCTAGGAAACAAGTGAAGCAAACTGCTCGGAATATGCCTCAGCACTTGGCATGCCTTGATGTAATTGAAGAAGGCATAGTCCATGGTGGATATAATGGGATTCTCAAG GAAGCTAAAGTTTTTGAGGACCTTGTATTATCAGATACATCAAGAGGTCTTGTTCACGTATTTTTTGCCCAACGGGCTACATCAAAG GTACCTAATGTAACTGATATTGGTCTGAAACCAAGGTCAGTGAAGAAAGTTGCCATAATAGGTGGAGGTTTAATGGGTTCAGGCATAGCAACCTCTCTTGTTCTGAGCAACATATTTGTTATTATCAAGGAAATTAATCCTGAGTATCTTCAGAAGGGGATAAAAACAGTTGAAG CAAATATCCGAGGTTTGGTAGCGAGAAAGAAGTTGCAGCAGGACAAAGCAAACAAAGCTTTGTCAATGGTTAAAGGTGTACTGGATTACTCAGAATTTAAGGATGTGGATATGGTCATTGAG GCTGTCATTGAAAATGTTCCTCTAAAACAACAAATCTTCATTGATATTGAGAAGATTTGTCCTCCCCACTGTATTTTGGCATCCAATACATCTACTATCGACCTCAACATAATCGGGCAAAAGACGAGCTCTCAAGATCGGATTATAGGAGCACACTTTTTCAG TCCTGCTCATGTGATGCCTCTGCTAGAGATAATCCGGACGGAGAAGACATCTGCCCAAGCAATCCTCGATCTCATGGCTGTTGGCAAAACAATAAAGAAAGTACCTGTTGTAGTGGGAAACTGTACGGGTTTTGCTGTCAATAGGACATTCTTTCCATATGCCCAGAGTGCACAGTTTCTCGCGAATCTTGGAGTGGATGTCTACAGGATTGATGCACAAATCATTAACTTTGGTCTCCCCATCGGTCCATTCCA GCTTCAGGATTTAGCTGGATATGGAGTTGCTATTGCAACAGGGAAAGAGTATAGTTCGGCTTTTCCTGATAGAGTATTTATGTCTCCACTGCTTGACCTTCTAATAAAAAGTGGTCGAAATG gtaaaaataatggaaaaggATACTACATTTACAAAAAGGGAGAGAAGCCAAGACCTGATCCTTCAGTTCTTCCAATTATTGAGGAGTCCAGAAGGCTCACTAATATTATGCCTGGAGGAAAG CCAATATCTATCACTGATCAAGAAATTGTTGAGATGATACTCTTTCCAGTTGTGAACGAGGCATGCCGTGTTTTGGATGAGGGGGTAGTAGTCCGAGCATCAGACCTTGATGTCGCTTCTGTACTTGGAATGAGTTTCCCATCTTACAG aGGTGGCATTGTTTTCTGGGGAGATACTGTTGGGGCTggtcatatatataaaagtctCCGCAAGTGGTCAGAAGTATATGGTAATTTCTTCAAGCCATCAAAGTTCTTGGAAGAGAGAGCAGCAAAGGGCATTCCCTTG AGCGCTCCTGCTGCTACATCTTCGACATCAAGGTCACGCATGTAG